The DNA segment CAAATAGTTCGGAAGTTTCCGATATTTATAGTCAAGTTGGTTCGTTAACCTTCCTGGGCTCTGGAAGGCTGCCTCGGGTTGCAGGCCATTTCGGCTGCTGGGTAGCCTGGGAAGGTGAGCTGATTGCGTAATAGTTGCTCTCTAAGGTTTCTCTGTAGCACCAGCCTGACTGTGTCGATGTTCGTATTCATACAGCAGTCGGCAGGGGCTTCGGATTTCTGTACCTGGGAAGGCAAGCCTGCGAACACCAACTTCACGCTCTGGCTCGACGACGAGGTGCTGAAGTTCGACAAGTACACGGCCATCGGTCAGCCGATGCTGACGAAGTCACTCAAGAATAACGCGGTGCCCCTGGGCACCTTGACCTGCAGCAAAGCGCCGAACGCGCACCATTACCGGTTATCCGGGCTGACTTTGGTGAACGGCTATACGAACGTATTCAGTAGCGGCATCCCAGGGATCGGAATCAGAATCGTAAGTGGCGGAGAGACTGGCGCCGTTACGTCCTATGGCGGCTACCTGCCGACTTTCGACAACTCGGTCTACGGCCCCTATACACCCCGCACAACCTTCGATCTGCAACTGATCAGGACTGGCCGGCAAGTTGGCTCCGGCTCCCATTTTCTGGGCTTCCGAATAGATATGGGCAGCGCGTACGCCTCGACGATACCTATCTACCGGGCAAGCTGGTCGTTCGCCAGCACCCTCACGGTTATCAATGAGTCCTTGTACGCGAGTTGCGAGCCGGTCAAGCCGGTGGACCGTGTCGACATGGGGGTGGTTCTGAGTAGCGATTTGCAGGCTGGCCGGGCTCCGGTACAACCGTTCTCCTTCGATGTGCGGTGCCAGGGGCTTGATAAACCCAACCATCGGGTTCGTGCCTATTTCGACGGCAGCTCGCCTCGGGCCGGCATACTCGAGACCCAGACAGGCGAAGGGCGGGTGACGGGGGTGGCGGTTGCCCTGAAAGATGCTCAAGGCCACGCGCTAACTTTCGGCAGCAGGAATCTTCACCAGCTTGCACTGACAGGCCAGGATGCCGAGGGTCACCTCTACCGCTTCACCGGCACTGCCCAGTACGTCAAGACCGGCCAGTCCTTCACGACCGGCAAGGCGGATGCATCCCTGACCTATGTGCTGGATTACAACTGACTGGCCGCGCTCAGGCGATGGGGGAGACGGTCGTTCGCGCGTTTGCTAGGGCGCGTGCGTACATCGCACCTCAATGGCGGGACATCGCGCAGCCCGATACGGAGACCGCCTGTGAGATGCAGATCATTCGCTGACGGCCGGTCTTCGCCGAAGCTCGCCCTGTTCGGAATTCTCTTCGCTCATCCTGCGTAAGGGGCAGATTAATCGGGGATTTCACAAGGATTTGCGCGTTTCGTTGTTTATTTCGAACAAAATAGCTTGGCTTTGTGAATAATTATGTGTAGATTTTCATGAAATTAACAATTCATAATTTCATGAGGCTTCCATGTTCAAGCAGTCCGCCCAGCATGTCGGCACCTACTACGCCCGCACCTACAGCGGCAGCCTTCCGCTGCGTCCGACCCAGGCCGGCAGCGAGGAGACCGATGTCCTGATCATCGGCGCCGGTTTCAGCGGCCTGCACGCGGGCCTGCGCCTGGCGCTGGCCGGCAAGCGCGTAACCCTGCTGGAGGCCAGCCGCGTGGCGTGGGCCGCGTCGGGTCGCAATGGCGGGCAGGCGCTGCTGGGCTGGTCCTGTGATATGCCGCCGCTGGAGAAGGCGCTGGGGCTGGAACGTACCCGCCGCCTGTGGGACAGCATGCGCTGGGCTGCCGGCGAGATGCGCGAGCTGCCAATCCGCCACGGGTTCGATGTGGATTACCGCGTCGGCAGCCTCTGGACCGCGGTGATGGAGCGCCGGGTGAAGTCCCTCGAAGAAGCCCAGGAAGATGCCATCCACAAATGGGGCTACGACAGGATGCGCCTGATCGGCCGCGAGGAGCTGACCGAGTGGATCGACAGCCCGCGCTACCAGGCCGCGCTCTACGACCCGGAGGCGGCCCACCTCAACCCGCTCAAGCTGGCCCAGGGCCTGGCCGCCGCCATCGAGGCCGCCGGCGGGCGCATCTACGAGCAGAGCCAGGTGCTGGAGTACCGTGAAACGCCGTCCGGCTATGTGGCCCGCACCGCCCAGGGCGAAGTGCGCGGCAACATTCTGGTGATGGCCTGCAATGCCTACGTTGACCGCCTCGATCGCCAGCTCTCCAGCCGGCTGCTGCCGGTAGGCTCCTACCAGGTGGCCACCGCGCCGCTTGACCCGGAACTGGCGCGCTCGCTGCTGCCGAAGAACAGCTGCGTCATCGACAACCAGTTCGTCCCCGACTACTTCCGCCTGACCCCCGACCACCGCCTGCTGTTCGGTGGCGGCTGCACCTACCTGGGCGGCTTGCCCAAGGACGTGCCGGCGGCCACGCGGCCCTACCTGGAGCGCGTGTTCCCGCAGCTCAAGGGCGTGGACATCGAGTTCGGCTGGGGTGGTCACATCGACGTCAGCATGAAGCGCACCCCGGACATCGGCCGTGAAGGTTCGCGCTACTGGCTGCAGGGTTTCTCCGGCCACGGAATCCTGCCGACCCTGGCCGGTGCCAAGGCGGTGAGCGACGCCATCCTCGGCAACGACGACCTGCTCGACCTCTATCAGGCCATCGGCAATCCGCGCTTTCCGGGGGGCTCCCTGCTGGCGGCGCCGCTGGAAGCCGCTGGCAAGGCCTATTACCGGTTGAGAGATGTGATTTAAGGTCGCGCCTTTCGAGAACGACCGGAGCGCCCCATGGAAAAGAAAGACGAAATCGAAGGCCTCGCGATCCTGATTCGCGACCTGCGCAAGCACAAGAACGTGACCCTGGGCGAGCTTGCCACGCGCATTGACCGCTCGGTGGGCTTCCTCTCCCAGGTGGAGCGCGGTCTGTCTCGTCCGACGGTGGCAGACCTGACCGCCATCAGCGAGGCGCTGGGCGT comes from the Pseudomonas sp. TCU-HL1 genome and includes:
- a CDS encoding fimbrial protein, with the protein product MFVFIQQSAGASDFCTWEGKPANTNFTLWLDDEVLKFDKYTAIGQPMLTKSLKNNAVPLGTLTCSKAPNAHHYRLSGLTLVNGYTNVFSSGIPGIGIRIVSGGETGAVTSYGGYLPTFDNSVYGPYTPRTTFDLQLIRTGRQVGSGSHFLGFRIDMGSAYASTIPIYRASWSFASTLTVINESLYASCEPVKPVDRVDMGVVLSSDLQAGRAPVQPFSFDVRCQGLDKPNHRVRAYFDGSSPRAGILETQTGEGRVTGVAVALKDAQGHALTFGSRNLHQLALTGQDAEGHLYRFTGTAQYVKTGQSFTTGKADASLTYVLDYN
- a CDS encoding NAD(P)/FAD-dependent oxidoreductase translates to MFKQSAQHVGTYYARTYSGSLPLRPTQAGSEETDVLIIGAGFSGLHAGLRLALAGKRVTLLEASRVAWAASGRNGGQALLGWSCDMPPLEKALGLERTRRLWDSMRWAAGEMRELPIRHGFDVDYRVGSLWTAVMERRVKSLEEAQEDAIHKWGYDRMRLIGREELTEWIDSPRYQAALYDPEAAHLNPLKLAQGLAAAIEAAGGRIYEQSQVLEYRETPSGYVARTAQGEVRGNILVMACNAYVDRLDRQLSSRLLPVGSYQVATAPLDPELARSLLPKNSCVIDNQFVPDYFRLTPDHRLLFGGGCTYLGGLPKDVPAATRPYLERVFPQLKGVDIEFGWGGHIDVSMKRTPDIGREGSRYWLQGFSGHGILPTLAGAKAVSDAILGNDDLLDLYQAIGNPRFPGGSLLAAPLEAAGKAYYRLRDVI